The segment CCAGGTGTCGATCTTGATGGGCAAAGGTAGGATTAAAGCTGGATCCAGCCATGATCCCCTGCTGCAGCATCAAGCGAGTGAACAGGGTCATGATGCGGTTGGCCTGTTCTTCGTGCTCAAAGCCAAGTTGCACCAACTCTGGACGTCCCTTGACAAAAGTTGGTAGCTGGCAGGACTGTCCCAGCTCCAACCAGCGTTTCATGAAGCATCCACCAATCCGCTGCAGGTGTGTTGGTACATCCAAGCTCATCATCTTTTCTACAGCAGCCAGTGCGGCAGTTGGCCCGATTGCTTCAGACCAATAGGCGCTGGAGATAAAGGTCCGCTCAAAAAATTTCATCTCAGCAGTTTGTCCAATCACTGCGCTCATGGGATAGCCGTTGCTCAAGGCTTTGGCAAACACCGCAAGATCAGGTGTTACTTGGTATTTCAGATGCGCTCCTCCCAAGCAAAGCCGCCAACCGATCGAAATCTCGTCAAAAATCAGCTTTGTTCCATGTTGTGTGGCTAACTGACGAACTTTTTCCAGGAATTGGTTTTCTGGTTCAATTCCACGAGTCGTTTCCATCACAACCGCAGCCAATTGGTGATGAGCGAAGATTTCTTCAAGTTCAGCTAGCTGGTTGTAACGAAACGGGAGCGCTGTGCCTTTCAGTCCAGCAGGGACTCCCAGTGGATCTAATCCGGGCAGCAGGTGATCTTGTAGGCCATTTGGACCATCCTCCAAATTGACAGCTAGATACCAGTCATGCCAACCGTGATAGCCGCAAATCGCTACCTTGTCTCGACCTGTGACGGCTCGGGCAATCCGCACAGCTATTGTCATTGCTTCCCCGCCAGTTCGAGCATAGCGAACCATTTGAGCCCAAGGGTGAATCTCCAGAAGGCGTTCTGCCAATCTAACTTCATCATAATTGGACAAGGAAGACATGGAACCTAACTGAACTCGGCGTAGCACAGCTTCGTTCACATCAGGATCAGCATAGCCAAGCAGGCAAGAGAGTACCGCATTGGAAGCCATGTCGAGAAAGCGGTTTCCACTATCATCAATAATTTCACAACCACTGGCCTGAGTGTAGTAGGCAGGCCAGTAGTCGGGTGCCATCAGTTCAGGTTTCTTACTGAGTAGCTGAGTACCACCAGGAATCATGGTTTTTGCCAATTCATACTGTTCCAGGTTGTGTTTGCTTTCATAGGGGGCAACTAACCCTAACAGGTGGGAGGCATTCTTGTAAAAAATATATTCCAGATCAGAGGCTTTCAGCGAGCATAACTTTGCTGCAACCTGCAGCGCTAGCAAGGACTCAATGCCCACCAGTGTGAATTCTCCAAAAGAAGAATCCTGACCAGTTGACAAACTTTGGTTCAACCACTTGAAGCCATTGGCGAGGCTGACAGCTTTTCCTCGCATTTGGGAAACAGGATAATCTGAGCCATACATCAGCCGAGTGATGCCTGTTGCGCGGATGATCGCTTCCATGGAGGTTGGTTCACAGACTGCAGAGCTATCAAAAAAAACATTCTCAAACTGCCGTACTACGTTCAGTCCCTCTATTGTATTCTTGGCCGCAAATCCTCGGGCACAGTGAGCCAGAACCAATTTGGCGTTTTTGAAGCGTGATAGCTGGTCGTGTAAGTAGCTCAGGTTGTTCGGATCACTCAGCGCCTGTGCTTTTACCAGGTGCAGCATGATGATTAGATTCTGTTGATCAGCGATCTCCCAGGCCCAGTCAGGTAAGAACTCTTCAATGTCCGCCTTAAAAGTATCACTGCGAGAGGCGTAGTGGTGGTAGCACTTGAAACCACGGAAGGAATGCTGCTTTACAGTTTCGCGTACTTGATCTGGATCATCAGTTGGTCCAATGATCATCAATCCATGAACAAAATCGTGCTTATACGATTCCTGAAAAATATGTTCATTGGCTGCAGCAAAAGGTAGGTCTTTCAGCGGAAATGGAAATGATAGGT is part of the SAR324 cluster bacterium genome and harbors:
- a CDS encoding aminotransferase class III-fold pyridoxal phosphate-dependent enzyme yields the protein MVALSTAQHQLLDPSQHMVTATDQLVVQTLSDFLPNRIIDIHTHLYSLTDSQKTPTTVEADGVTLRSTMSHWLEQRVEQYLSFPFPLKDLPFAAANEHIFQESYKHDFVHGLMIIGPTDDPDQVRETVKQHSFRGFKCYHHYASRSDTFKADIEEFLPDWAWEIADQQNLIIMLHLVKAQALSDPNNLSYLHDQLSRFKNAKLVLAHCARGFAAKNTIEGLNVVRQFENVFFDSSAVCEPTSMEAIIRATGITRLMYGSDYPVSQMRGKAVSLANGFKWLNQSLSTGQDSSFGEFTLVGIESLLALQVAAKLCSLKASDLEYIFYKNASHLLGLVAPYESKHNLEQYELAKTMIPGGTQLLSKKPELMAPDYWPAYYTQASGCEIIDDSGNRFLDMASNAVLSCLLGYADPDVNEAVLRRVQLGSMSSLSNYDEVRLAERLLEIHPWAQMVRYARTGGEAMTIAVRIARAVTGRDKVAICGYHGWHDWYLAVNLEDGPNGLQDHLLPGLDPLGVPAGLKGTALPFRYNQLAELEEIFAHHQLAAVVMETTRGIEPENQFLEKVRQLATQHGTKLIFDEISIGWRLCLGGAHLKYQVTPDLAVFAKALSNGYPMSAVIGQTAEMKFFERTFISSAYWSEAIGPTAALAAVEKMMSLDVPTHLQRIGGCFMKRWLELGQSCQLPTFVKGRPELVQLGFEHEEQANRIMTLFTRLMLQQGIMAGSSFNPTFAHQDRHL